CAGACTCTTGAGGGTGCTGAGCTGTCGCTCTTTTTTAATGGCCGTGAAATAGTGCTTGAATCAATGAGCGGGCGCCTTGGCGGAGGAACGGTTAATGTTACAGGAAAAGTGACTACAGAAGACTTCGTTGTAAAGGAGTTCGGTTTTGTCCTCGAGATTGCTGATGCAGTCTTCAGGTATCCGGAGGGTTTGACTTCAAAGATTGACGGAACGCTTATTTTCCAGGGCACGCCGAAGTCCAGCGGATTGAAGGGTGAGATACATTTGGAAAAGGCCTCTTATGAAAAAAACCTGAATTTGAGGTCTTTTATTTTTGAGCTGCAGAAAAAGAAGGCGAGGAATGACCAGCCCCTGCCCTTCATAGGAAACACAGAACTTAATGTGCATATTACCGGCAAGAAGGATCTGTGGATAAATAATAATATCGCAAAACTTCCCTTTGAGATTGATTTTATACTGAAGGGGACAGTAGACCACCCGCTCCTTTTCGGGAGGATGGAGGCGACTGAAGGGACATTTGTTTTCAGCAGGAATGATTTTAAGGTGCTTTCCGCAACTATTGACTTTGTCAGCCCTGATACTATAAAGCCGGTAATGGACATGCACGCGGCAACAGAGGTAAGGGGTTACAGGATAGATATGAGGCTTTCAGGGACTTCGGACAGGGTCAACCTCGCCCTCAGTTCCGACCCAGTCCTTAGTGAGACAGATATTCTTTCACTCCTGACAACAGGCCAGACTGCCACAGAGACATCTGAGACGCTGGCTGAGGTTGGCGCATTTGAGGCAACCGCATTTCTTACAGCCCCAATTCAGGAAAAGCTGGAAGAGACTTTGAGCGACATAATAAAAATTGACAGGTTTCAGGTAGACCCGTATTATTCAAATTCAACATCGTCAGGAGGGGCACGTCTTACCGTAGGCAAGAGATTAATGGATGACAGGCTCTACGTTACCTATACCACGGGTCTTACCACAGTAGAGGAGCTCATAAAGCTCGAGTATCTTCTCAGCAGGAATGTATTCCTGGTCGGTGAGAGGGATGAACTTGGGAGGATGAGCGGGGATATCAAGTTCAGGTTTGAGTTCAAATGATATGCATTTCTTATACTCATTATTATTTATCCTTCTATTATTGACCTCACAAAATACCTATGCACAGGACAGTCTGAGTAAATTTGCGGGAAGGCCTGTCACTTCTGTAACAACTGTTACTGATGCCGGAATAACAGGAAAAGATGTTGAAAACGAATGCAACATAAAGACAGGTGATCTGTTATCACTCCCGGAGGTGAGAAAGTGCATTATCCATTATTACAGGAAAGGACTTTTTAAAGATGTAACTGCAGAGGCGGTTCAGGAAGAAGGCGGTGTTGGCCTCCGTTTTTTCTTTATTGAAAAGGTGAAGGTTAATGACATAAGGATCAAGGGAAATGATTATTTTTCATCTAAAAAGATCAAGGCTGCTATTGTCCTTAAAAAAGGCGGGGAGTTGTCAGACGACAGGATCTCTGCATCAAATGAAGATATTCGCAGGCTTTACAAGGAGGCAGGATTCTTTAATGCCACTGCAGAGATTTTTGTATATCCGAAGAGGGGAGGAAAGAGGTCTGATCTTGCTATAAGAATAGAGGAAAAGGGAAGGGCAAGGATTTCCAATATAGATTTTTCCGGGGATAAGGTCTTTGATGACGATAAGCTTAAGCCACTTCTTAAGACAGACAGCGGTGATTATTACACCGAGGCTGATATCAATGCCGGCATAAAGGCTATTACGGATTTTTACGTTGACAAAGGCTATATCAGGGTGCTTGTCAGTCCGCCGGAATTGACTTATGACAGGGTCAGGGAAGAGGTCTCAGTCAAATTGTCAATTGATGCCGGTCCCCGTGTGGAAGTTGTTTTTGTCGGAGCAACTGTTATTACAAAGACTGCACTTGAGAAGGAGTTGCTGATTCGGAGAGAAAGGGCATATGACACTTCTGTTATTGATGAGACAGCGGACCGCATCACAGGATTATATCAGCAGATGGGCTATTACTTTGTTTCAGTTTCATACAATGTTGAGCGGCCGGATGACAGGACTGTACGTATAGTTTTTAAGATTAAGGAGGGGGAGTCAGTAACAATAAAGGATATCAGTTTCTCAGGCAATTCATATTTCAGGGATGAAACATTGATTGAATACGTTGAAGTAAAAGAGGGAGGGGTTCTGCTTGATGATGTTTTAAAGGACGGGATAAAAGGCATAGCAGCCCTGTACAAGAGTAATGGTTTTCTTGACGTCAGGGTAACCCATGAAGTCTTATACTATGAAGAGGATAAGACACTTGGCATTTCAATCATCATCGGGGAAGGCCCTCAGACCAGGTTGTCATCAATCCGCCCCGAAGGCAATGAATCCTTTAACAGTGAGGAAATTCAGTCCCATATTAAATCAAGGATTGGAAGGCCTTTTAACGAATCCCAGATAACGGATGACATCTACAACATACAGTCATTCTATCTTCAGAAGGGTTATATCTATGCGTCTGTGGATTTAAAAACAACACTTAGTGATGACAAGACAGGGGCCGTTGCTGAGTATATCATCAGTGAAAATCATCCTGTTTACACCGGCGCTATTATTATAACAGGAAATTCATTTACAAAAGAAAGGGTAATCAGGAGGGAACTCCTCTTTAAAGAGGGTGAGTTATTCAGCTATGAAAAGATGTTACGCAGTCAGAGGCAATTGCTGAAGCTGGGGATATTTAAGACTGTACGAATAGAGCCTGTGAATCCTGATATTAAGGAAGAGCGTAAAGATGTATCTGTTATTACAGAGGAGGGTTATCCGGGACGTGTAGAGTTTGGTATAGGTTACGGTGATGAGGAGAAGTTAAGGGGAATGATAGAGGCTGGATATAAGAACCTGTTTGGGACCGGACGCCAGGTAACCTTACGTGCAGAGGGGAGTTCGATTGAGCAAAAATACAGCATCAACTATAAAGAGCCGTGGGTACTGGGTTATCAAACGGACGGCAGGCTGAACATCGTTGACCTTATTGAAAAGAAGAGTAGTTTTAACCGCCGGACATACGGGATTTCAACAGGGTTGGACAAGGATTTCAGCGAGTTTGTTACAGGCTCACTTACATACCAGTATGAGGATGTAAAACTCTCAGATGTTCAGCCAGGCGCCATTCTTACGCCGGAAGACACAGGGAAGGTTGCGATTGCTACAATTAACCCTTCATTAATTATTGACGGTAGAAATGACCCCTTCAATCCATCACGGGGCTCCCTGTTCAGTGTAACATTTCGTGAGGCGGCAAGGGTCCTCGGATCAAAGTCGCAGTTTGCCAAACTGACTGTTCAGGACAGTCTTTTTTTCTCACCGGTCAGCAGGCTTGTCTTTGCATTCTCGATTCGGGGAGGAGTGGCGTGGAATTTTGGTGAGTCTCATGAAGTCCCAATCTTTGAGAGATACTTTGCCGGGGGGAGGAGCAGTGTTCGGGGATATGATCAGGAGAAACTTGGCATACCCGGAAAGACCATTACGTATGACGGTAATACATGGACGGCTACGGGTGGCAATATGCTTTTGGTGCTCAATGGAGAGCTTCGCTTCCCGCTTTTTAAAGGGCTTGGGATGGTAGCCTTTGTTGATGCCGGCAATGTATGGAGAAAGGTTGATGAATTTGATGCATCTGAAATAAGGGCAACAGCCGGCGCCGGAATACGATATAATACCCCTGTCGGCCCCTTCAGGCTTGACCTGGGTTGTAAACTTGACAGGGAGGTGGGAGAGGACAGGTGCATGCCTCACTTTACCCTTGGACACGCATTTTAATTAAACGGGAGGACAACCGTGGCATTACATCCTTTGGCAGGGAAGCCTGCCCCGCAGTCTCTTTTAATCAATGTCCCTGAGTTGATCACAGCCTATTATGCCCTGCATCCGGATGTCTCTGACCCGGCCCAGGCTGTTACATTCGGTACATCCGGACACAGAGGGGTATCCCTGCAAAAAGGCTTTAACGAAGACCACATCCTTGCCATAACACAGGCGATTGTCCTTTACCGTAAAGAGAACAGGATTGACGGCCCGCTGTTTCTTGGCATGGACACACATGCCCTCTCAGAGCCTGCCCGTGTAACAGCCCTGGAGGTTTTGTCTGCCAACGGGGTCAACGCCCTGATCCAGAAGGGCGGGGGTTATACGCCGACGCCAGTTGTCTCACATGCCATCCTGACATACAACCGCGGCAGGAGGTCCGGCCTTGCTGATGGCATTGTTATTACGCCATCACACAACCCGCCTGAAAGCGGCGGCATC
The DNA window shown above is from Nitrospirota bacterium and carries:
- the bamA gene encoding outer membrane protein assembly factor BamA translates to MHFLYSLLFILLLLTSQNTYAQDSLSKFAGRPVTSVTTVTDAGITGKDVENECNIKTGDLLSLPEVRKCIIHYYRKGLFKDVTAEAVQEEGGVGLRFFFIEKVKVNDIRIKGNDYFSSKKIKAAIVLKKGGELSDDRISASNEDIRRLYKEAGFFNATAEIFVYPKRGGKRSDLAIRIEEKGRARISNIDFSGDKVFDDDKLKPLLKTDSGDYYTEADINAGIKAITDFYVDKGYIRVLVSPPELTYDRVREEVSVKLSIDAGPRVEVVFVGATVITKTALEKELLIRRERAYDTSVIDETADRITGLYQQMGYYFVSVSYNVERPDDRTVRIVFKIKEGESVTIKDISFSGNSYFRDETLIEYVEVKEGGVLLDDVLKDGIKGIAALYKSNGFLDVRVTHEVLYYEEDKTLGISIIIGEGPQTRLSSIRPEGNESFNSEEIQSHIKSRIGRPFNESQITDDIYNIQSFYLQKGYIYASVDLKTTLSDDKTGAVAEYIISENHPVYTGAIIITGNSFTKERVIRRELLFKEGELFSYEKMLRSQRQLLKLGIFKTVRIEPVNPDIKEERKDVSVITEEGYPGRVEFGIGYGDEEKLRGMIEAGYKNLFGTGRQVTLRAEGSSIEQKYSINYKEPWVLGYQTDGRLNIVDLIEKKSSFNRRTYGISTGLDKDFSEFVTGSLTYQYEDVKLSDVQPGAILTPEDTGKVAIATINPSLIIDGRNDPFNPSRGSLFSVTFREAARVLGSKSQFAKLTVQDSLFFSPVSRLVFAFSIRGGVAWNFGESHEVPIFERYFAGGRSSVRGYDQEKLGIPGKTITYDGNTWTATGGNMLLVLNGELRFPLFKGLGMVAFVDAGNVWRKVDEFDASEIRATAGAGIRYNTPVGPFRLDLGCKLDREVGEDRCMPHFTLGHAF